A single genomic interval of Sphingobacteriales bacterium harbors:
- a CDS encoding SDR family oxidoreductase: MDSAYYAPDLFKHKTVLITGGGSGIGKTIAQHFLYYGARVFIASRKPARLEKAIDELRQYGPVEAVAADVRNTQMIADLAHHIQSNTGQLDILINNAGGQFPSPAEFISENGWNAVINTNLNGTFYVTQQMAKTFFIPQKSGVVVNIIVAIYKGFPGMAHTGAARAGVDNLTKSLAIEWAKNNIRINAIAPGVIHSSGLENYPPELLTGISSKIPLKRLGTTNEVAHLALFLSSPLANFITGETIYVDGGQRLWGDLWEIPG, translated from the coding sequence ATGGATAGTGCATATTATGCCCCCGATTTGTTTAAGCATAAAACGGTATTAATAACCGGAGGTGGCAGTGGCATAGGCAAAACTATTGCCCAGCATTTTTTATACTACGGCGCACGTGTGTTTATTGCCTCGCGCAAGCCCGCACGCCTTGAAAAAGCCATTGACGAGTTGCGGCAATATGGGCCTGTTGAGGCTGTTGCCGCCGATGTACGCAATACCCAAATGATAGCCGACTTAGCCCACCACATACAATCGAATACCGGTCAACTCGATATATTAATAAACAATGCGGGCGGGCAGTTTCCGTCTCCAGCGGAGTTTATTTCGGAAAATGGTTGGAATGCCGTTATTAACACCAACTTAAACGGCACCTTTTATGTAACGCAGCAAATGGCTAAAACTTTTTTTATCCCGCAAAAAAGTGGCGTTGTAGTTAATATAATTGTAGCTATTTACAAGGGATTTCCGGGCATGGCGCATACCGGTGCGGCGCGTGCCGGGGTTGATAATTTAACCAAGTCGTTAGCTATTGAATGGGCTAAAAATAATATCCGGATAAATGCCATTGCGCCGGGCGTCATTCATTCTTCCGGATTAGAAAACTATCCACCCGAATTACTTACAGGCATATCGTCAAAAATACCTTTAAAGCGGCTTGGCACAACCAACGAAGTAGCGCATTTGGCTTTGTTTTTAAGTAGCCCATTAGCCAATTTTATAACCGGCGAAACTATTTATGTAGATGGTGGGCAACGCCTTTGGGGCGATTTATGGGAAATTCCGGGATGA
- a CDS encoding septum formation initiator family protein: protein MKPLSTLRRLFPPFLRNKYGFVGVSFLIWMLFFDTNTLFSQWQLSRDNDRLQNKLTQYQQEIKIVEQDLNELKNNTSLIEKVARENFYMKKNNEDVFIIESQPNK, encoded by the coding sequence ATGAAACCACTTTCGACTTTACGGCGATTATTTCCACCGTTTTTGCGCAATAAATATGGATTTGTAGGCGTAAGTTTTTTGATTTGGATGCTTTTTTTTGATACCAACACCTTGTTTTCGCAGTGGCAACTGAGCCGCGACAATGACAGGCTGCAAAACAAGCTTACCCAATACCAACAAGAGATTAAAATAGTTGAGCAAGATTTAAACGAACTTAAAAACAATACTTCGTTAATTGAAAAAGTAGCCCGCGAAAATTTTTACATGAAAAAAAATAACGAGGACGTTTTTATTATTGAAAGCCAACCCAATAAATAA
- a CDS encoding single-stranded DNA-binding protein, protein MTSLNRVMLIGRLGSDPEIQRFESGTVKAAFRLATSERYTNRDGQKVEKTDWHSIIVWGKLAEVAERFLKKGKLIFIEGRLSTRTWEDANGQKRFVVEIEANNFQMLSKDEQGGGEHSATSASGQKGGYAKQDDDLTPPNEMPKMNDGNHDDADDLPF, encoded by the coding sequence ATGACGAGTTTAAACCGAGTAATGTTAATCGGTCGTTTAGGAAGCGACCCCGAAATTCAACGATTTGAGAGTGGAACTGTAAAAGCAGCATTTAGATTAGCAACCAGCGAGCGTTACACCAACCGAGACGGCCAAAAAGTAGAAAAAACAGACTGGCACAGTATTATTGTATGGGGCAAACTTGCCGAAGTTGCCGAGCGTTTTCTTAAAAAAGGCAAGCTAATATTTATTGAAGGTCGCCTTTCGACCCGTACATGGGAAGATGCCAATGGGCAAAAACGATTTGTGGTTGAAATTGAAGCAAATAATTTTCAAATGTTATCAAAAGATGAGCAAGGCGGCGGAGAGCATAGCGCAACAAGCGCCTCCGGACAAAAAGGCGGATATGCCAAACAAGACGACGACCTTACCCCCCCCAATGAAATGCCAAAAATGAATGACGGCAATCATGACGATGCTGACGATTTGCCATTTTAA
- a CDS encoding T9SS type A sorting domain-containing protein, with protein MRFFNPFLRRLAALLCLFLITWAKTMPAHAGDCQSNTLPPTVLNFIENKGQWNDIIKYKVELNSARLFLEQNRLTYVLVSPDDIDAIHEAHHTPDSEDILVNCHAFRVNFENANTNVMPAATCLTEPYRNYFIGKKDKWRSHVGLYQQIDYTELWNGVTMRIYGDDATMKYDFIVKPNANIDQIKLSYDGLDKLFVKDGNLHAVTSVNTLIDQKPFAYQYIDGKMVEVPCNFIVSGNKVSFDFPSGYNPNAELIIDPTLVFSTYTGSTADNWGFTAAYDFEGHLFAGGVVFDIGYPTTIGAFQESFQGGSSGSYFPADMGITKYTPDGTGLVYSTYVGGSLGNEVPHSIVIDDQGDLIIYGTSASTDFPTSPGCYDDSHNGGAEISINSVHYIEGTDIVIAKISSDGASLLAGTFIGGIGNDGINTVTPLKFNYADEHRGEVFFDKDGNIYIASTTQSPDFPASPGSFQEYSNGSQEGVVLKFNPDLSELMWGTHIGGTKDDAVYSVKPYPDGTIYICGGTTSKDFPTTAGTLFPSAIGGTADAFVAHINKDGSQLLQSTYLGTTSYDQSYFIETDADGYIYTVGQTQGAYPKVGDVYNIDGGGQYIHKLSPQLDATIFSMAFGNGDGTPDISPTAFLVDKCNQIYVSGWGSAGVGGVSNLSTLGLPVTSDAYQSTTDGNDFYFIVFSQDCKDIAFATFFGAPSGTGEHVDGGTSRFSKDGVVYQAVCAGCGGSDLFPTTPGAWSETNNSTNCNLGSIKFAFELTPVIADFVTTEEIEACKSIKVFYKNKSLNADQFTWYFDDGTTSKENDPVKLYDKPGKYLAYLVAEKTGTCNGIDTAFYNVTVYHNPVLTVKDVDCIPNAKNATFTIDVVGEDETFTLSGGVNAQLKNGESLTLELPGDGSTVLVNAIGNDSGCTGSLSFNLPVCNPCPDNLIDLIAGPECVAGTENFSVTFEIFGEEEEYQLSGDALGIFNTGDKPSFEFKGDGKGQYTVVCTGLLTGCVEEISFNAPLCCITNLAGPTPVEPVCAGATGTTAATDVVLGEGQQVVYVLHSNSLDPLGSILAINTTGEFTYDAIKDEGAKYYTTYYITAYAAKTTPNGSPDLSDPCYDSAGPVEIVFLAPVELTVNGTCDWSTGDYTVVLSAKGGYPQWDANSQYNISGDLIYQPFYGETLPSLFFKEGEKSSYMLILSDPYGCPGDNFVEDIICEKTPLELLNFNATQQEKGVLLQFSVAAQINNQYFTLYYSANGQQFEPFTTIQGAGTANEVYAYSALHTPPSLCGTAYYRLSWTDANGYTQYSNIVAVNLGNKENIQPNIVLNSNHDVAYLNLPETFANGHLRVYDTQGRMVANQTINAATNGCQLTQSINLQNWSNYGLYFVQLRNATGQQTHTFKLIR; from the coding sequence ATGCGCTTTTTTAACCCCTTTTTAAGACGTTTGGCAGCCCTGTTATGCTTGTTTTTAATAACATGGGCAAAAACTATGCCGGCACATGCCGGCGACTGCCAAAGTAATACATTGCCCCCCACGGTTTTAAATTTTATTGAAAACAAGGGCCAGTGGAATGATATTATTAAATACAAAGTCGAATTAAACTCGGCACGCCTTTTTTTGGAGCAAAACCGCCTTACCTACGTTTTGGTTTCGCCGGATGATATTGATGCCATTCACGAGGCACACCACACCCCCGACAGCGAAGACATTTTGGTCAATTGTCACGCGTTTAGGGTAAATTTTGAAAATGCCAATACCAATGTAATGCCGGCAGCAACCTGCCTGACCGAGCCCTACCGCAACTATTTTATAGGCAAAAAAGACAAGTGGCGCTCGCATGTTGGCTTGTACCAGCAAATAGATTATACCGAACTGTGGAACGGTGTTACCATGCGTATATATGGAGATGATGCAACCATGAAATACGATTTTATTGTGAAGCCAAATGCCAATATTGATCAAATTAAACTAAGCTACGATGGATTAGACAAATTATTTGTAAAAGATGGCAATTTACACGCCGTAACATCAGTAAACACCTTAATAGACCAAAAACCCTTTGCCTACCAATATATTGATGGCAAGATGGTAGAAGTGCCCTGTAATTTTATAGTATCCGGAAACAAAGTTAGCTTCGATTTTCCCTCGGGCTATAACCCCAATGCCGAACTAATTATTGACCCCACCCTTGTTTTCTCGACCTATACCGGCTCAACTGCCGACAACTGGGGCTTTACGGCTGCTTACGATTTTGAAGGCCATCTTTTTGCCGGTGGCGTGGTTTTTGACATCGGATACCCAACAACTATAGGCGCTTTTCAAGAGTCGTTCCAAGGAGGGTCATCGGGCAGCTATTTCCCTGCCGATATGGGTATAACCAAATACACCCCCGATGGCACAGGTTTGGTATATTCAACTTATGTTGGCGGCTCGTTAGGCAACGAGGTGCCACACAGTATAGTTATTGATGACCAAGGAGACCTTATTATATATGGCACATCGGCCTCTACCGACTTTCCAACCTCGCCGGGCTGTTACGACGACTCGCACAATGGTGGTGCCGAAATTAGCATTAACTCGGTGCATTATATCGAGGGAACAGATATTGTAATAGCCAAAATTAGCAGCGATGGCGCATCACTTTTAGCCGGAACCTTTATTGGGGGTATTGGCAACGATGGTATTAACACCGTAACACCGCTTAAATTTAACTATGCCGACGAACACCGCGGCGAAGTATTTTTTGATAAAGATGGTAATATATACATTGCCTCCACCACGCAATCTCCCGACTTTCCGGCATCGCCCGGCTCGTTTCAAGAGTATAGCAATGGCAGCCAAGAAGGTGTTGTGCTTAAATTTAACCCCGACCTGTCAGAATTGATGTGGGGTACACATATTGGCGGCACTAAAGATGATGCTGTTTACTCAGTTAAACCATATCCGGATGGTACTATTTATATATGTGGTGGCACTACTAGTAAAGACTTCCCCACAACTGCTGGCACCTTATTTCCCTCTGCCATTGGTGGCACTGCCGATGCCTTTGTTGCACATATAAATAAAGACGGCAGCCAACTGTTGCAAAGCACCTATTTAGGTACCACCTCGTACGACCAAAGCTATTTTATAGAAACCGATGCCGATGGATATATTTATACCGTTGGCCAAACACAAGGCGCTTACCCCAAAGTTGGCGATGTATATAATATAGACGGCGGTGGCCAGTATATCCATAAACTATCGCCACAGTTAGACGCAACCATTTTTTCAATGGCGTTTGGCAACGGAGATGGCACCCCCGACATTTCGCCCACCGCTTTTTTAGTAGATAAATGTAACCAAATTTATGTTTCCGGATGGGGGTCGGCAGGCGTAGGTGGCGTATCCAACCTTTCAACCCTTGGTTTGCCAGTAACCTCCGATGCCTACCAAAGCACTACCGATGGCAACGACTTTTATTTTATTGTTTTTAGCCAAGATTGTAAAGATATTGCCTTTGCCACCTTTTTTGGTGCGCCAAGCGGCACCGGAGAACACGTTGACGGTGGCACCAGCCGATTTAGCAAAGATGGCGTTGTTTACCAGGCTGTTTGTGCAGGCTGCGGCGGCTCCGATTTGTTTCCTACTACCCCCGGCGCGTGGTCAGAAACCAACAACTCTACAAACTGTAACCTTGGTTCTATAAAATTTGCCTTCGAACTAACCCCCGTTATTGCCGATTTTGTTACCACCGAAGAAATTGAAGCCTGCAAATCAATAAAAGTGTTTTATAAAAATAAAAGCCTGAATGCCGACCAATTTACCTGGTATTTTGATGACGGCACCACCAGTAAAGAAAACGACCCCGTAAAACTGTACGACAAGCCCGGAAAATACTTGGCTTATTTGGTGGCCGAAAAAACAGGCACTTGCAATGGCATTGATACCGCATTTTACAATGTTACCGTTTATCATAACCCCGTTTTAACGGTAAAAGATGTAGATTGCATACCAAACGCCAAAAATGCCACCTTTACTATTGACGTAGTTGGCGAAGACGAAACTTTTACCCTAAGCGGTGGTGTAAATGCCCAGCTTAAAAATGGCGAATCGCTAACCTTAGAACTTCCGGGAGATGGAAGTACGGTTTTGGTAAATGCCATTGGCAACGACTCGGGCTGTACTGGCTCGCTAAGCTTTAATTTGCCCGTTTGTAATCCTTGCCCCGACAATTTGATTGACCTTATAGCCGGCCCCGAATGTGTTGCGGGAACAGAAAACTTTAGCGTTACCTTTGAAATTTTTGGCGAAGAAGAAGAATACCAGCTTAGTGGCGATGCCTTGGGCATTTTTAACACCGGAGATAAACCCTCGTTTGAATTTAAAGGCGATGGAAAAGGCCAATATACTGTTGTTTGTACCGGATTATTAACCGGATGCGTAGAAGAAATTAGTTTTAATGCCCCGCTTTGCTGCATAACCAATTTGGCCGGCCCCACTCCGGTTGAACCGGTTTGTGCCGGCGCAACAGGTACAACCGCCGCAACTGATGTGGTATTGGGCGAAGGACAACAGGTCGTTTATGTATTGCACAGCAACAGCCTCGACCCGCTTGGTTCAATATTAGCCATCAATACTACCGGCGAGTTTACTTATGATGCCATTAAAGATGAAGGTGCAAAATATTATACTACCTATTATATAACGGCCTATGCTGCCAAAACCACCCCCAATGGCAGCCCCGACCTAAGCGACCCCTGCTACGACAGCGCTGGCCCTGTTGAAATTGTATTTTTAGCACCCGTTGAGCTAACTGTAAATGGCACTTGCGATTGGTCAACCGGCGACTATACCGTAGTGCTGTCGGCTAAAGGTGGCTACCCACAATGGGATGCCAACAGCCAGTACAATATTAGCGGCGACCTTATTTACCAACCATTTTATGGCGAAACATTGCCCTCGCTTTTCTTTAAAGAGGGCGAAAAATCAAGCTACATGCTTATTTTAAGTGATCCATACGGCTGCCCAGGAGATAATTTTGTGGAAGATATTATTTGCGAAAAAACACCGCTTGAGTTGTTGAACTTTAACGCCACGCAACAAGAAAAAGGAGTATTGCTACAGTTTTCGGTAGCGGCGCAAATAAATAACCAGTATTTTACACTGTATTACTCGGCCAACGGCCAACAGTTTGAACCTTTTACCACTATACAGGGGGCAGGTACTGCCAACGAGGTTTATGCCTACAGTGCTTTGCATACCCCACCTTCGTTATGTGGCACGGCTTACTACCGCCTTTCGTGGACAGATGCCAACGGCTACACGCAATACAGTAATATTGTTGCCGTTAACCTTGGCAATAAAGAAAATATACAACCAAATATTGTGTTAAACTCCAACCATGATGTGGCTTATTTAAACCTACCCGAAACCTTTGCCAATGGCCATTTGCGCGTTTACGACACACAAGGCCGTATGGTTGCCAACCAAACTATTAATGCTGCTACTAATGGCTGCCAGCTAACACAATCAATAAATTTGCAAAACTGGTCTAATTATGGTTTGTATTTTGTGCAGTTGCGCAATGCTACTGGGCAGCAAACTCATACTTTTAAACTTATTCGTTAG
- a CDS encoding membrane protein insertion efficiency factor YidD, with product MLTGLFLMYKNFFSSQDAQRCSFSPSCSSYAMQAVQKKGVARGLLYGFDRLTRCHRLAPRHYEIQLDTGLQIDPVN from the coding sequence ATGCTTACAGGTTTGTTTTTAATGTATAAAAACTTTTTTTCGTCGCAAGATGCCCAACGATGCAGTTTTTCCCCTTCGTGTTCAAGCTATGCTATGCAGGCGGTACAAAAAAAGGGCGTTGCGAGGGGTCTTTTATACGGATTTGACCGCCTTACCCGCTGCCACCGGCTTGCCCCGCGACATTACGAAATTCAACTCGATACCGGATTACAAATAGATCCGGTAAATTAA
- a CDS encoding 3-phosphoshikimate 1-carboxyvinyltransferase, which translates to MLHLSAPTGRVINGRVSLPTSKSITNRVFIIQALLGQAFAIQQAAVCADTQAMQQALQQQKQAQKNSGNYTHLTVNANIGHAGTAMRFLTAYFCLQPHTTILDGSEQMRQRPIAPLVQALQQLGAHITYLNQPGYPPIQIHGNLKPLEGGQITIDASISSQFLSAVLLIAPALPKGLILEWKGQLVSQGYINMTLQVMQYFGVKAQFGSGFIRIKPQTYQPRPIHIPPDWSAASYIYALAALSREASIKLPNLALHPNWQPDAIIKTWMRQLGVRTQPCETNPQTDLIITKKGYGHTPPLLQLPFLNSPDLAQTMAVVCAALNIEGHFTGLQTLRHKETQRITALQTELAKIGTNFLPTNATNYNSATLKPAPLPNHILPCFATYNDHRMALSLSGLAMVMPRGIQIMQPQVVEKSFPTYWEVLQNLGFLVKNLG; encoded by the coding sequence TTGCTACACCTAAGCGCACCCACAGGGCGGGTAATTAATGGTAGGGTTAGTTTGCCCACCTCAAAAAGTATAACCAACCGCGTTTTTATTATTCAAGCCTTGCTTGGGCAAGCCTTTGCCATACAGCAGGCAGCAGTTTGCGCCGATACCCAAGCGATGCAACAAGCCCTGCAGCAACAAAAACAAGCGCAAAAAAATAGTGGAAATTACACCCACCTAACTGTAAATGCAAATATTGGCCATGCAGGTACAGCTATGCGCTTTTTAACGGCTTATTTTTGCCTCCAGCCACACACCACCATCCTTGACGGCAGCGAACAAATGCGGCAACGCCCCATTGCCCCATTAGTGCAAGCCCTACAGCAGTTAGGCGCACACATTACCTATCTTAACCAGCCCGGTTACCCACCCATACAAATACACGGCAACCTCAAACCCTTAGAAGGCGGGCAAATTACCATTGATGCAAGCATTAGCAGCCAGTTTTTAAGCGCAGTTTTGCTGATTGCACCCGCCTTACCCAAAGGACTTATTTTAGAATGGAAAGGGCAATTGGTATCGCAAGGGTATATAAATATGACTTTACAAGTGATGCAGTATTTTGGCGTGAAGGCTCAGTTTGGTTCCGGATTTATCCGGATAAAGCCCCAAACCTACCAGCCTCGCCCCATACATATTCCGCCCGATTGGAGTGCAGCCTCGTATATCTACGCTTTAGCTGCCCTTTCGCGCGAGGCAAGTATAAAACTACCCAATTTAGCCCTGCACCCCAACTGGCAACCCGACGCTATTATTAAAACATGGATGCGGCAATTAGGCGTACGCACCCAACCCTGCGAAACAAACCCCCAAACCGACCTAATAATTACAAAAAAGGGCTATGGCCATACCCCTCCTTTGCTTCAACTGCCTTTTTTAAACAGCCCCGACCTTGCACAAACAATGGCCGTTGTTTGCGCCGCCTTAAATATTGAGGGGCATTTTACCGGCCTTCAAACGCTACGGCATAAAGAAACCCAAAGGATAACAGCACTACAAACCGAATTAGCAAAAATTGGCACAAATTTTTTACCAACCAACGCTACAAATTATAATTCGGCAACACTAAAACCTGCCCCTTTGCCTAATCATATATTGCCTTGTTTTGCCACTTATAACGACCATAGAATGGCTTTGTCGCTATCAGGGTTAGCCATGGTAATGCCCCGCGGCATTCAAATAATGCAACCCCAGGTAGTTGAAAAATCGTTCCCTACATATTGGGAGGTACTACAGAATTTAGGGTTTTTGGTTAAAAATTTGGGCTAA